The following proteins are encoded in a genomic region of Nicotiana sylvestris chromosome 4, ASM39365v2, whole genome shotgun sequence:
- the LOC138890561 gene encoding uncharacterized protein, with protein sequence MANDTVETTTGFSLMNSQHIDCNDPLYVHPSDIPDLQIVPKFLIKTENYSEWSRSMKTSLLRKNKLGFIDGTCTRDLYEKDVFQLHQWDRCNAIVQSWIMTSVAKELRKGIVFSSNAQKVWNLLRTRFDKVNATKIYHMMEISSLVQGVSSVSVYFSNLNDLWSEFESPIPESCDCERSGPFVEFYTNKNL encoded by the coding sequence ATGGCAAACGATACAGTCGAAACTACAACAGGATTCTCACTTATGAACAGTCAGCACATCGATTGCAACGATCCACTATATGTACATCCTTCCGACATACCTGACTTGCAAATTGTCCCAAAATTTCTCATCAAAACTGAAAATTATTCGGAATGGAGTCGATCTATGAAGACGTCACTCCTTAGGAAGAATAAATTAGGGTTTATTGATGGAACATGCACCAGAGATTTGTACGAAAAGGATGTATTCCAATTGCATCAGTGGGACCGGTGCAATGCGATTGTTCAATCGTGGATCATGACCTCGGTAGCGAAGGAGCTTAGAAAGGGGATTGTCTTCTCTTCAAACGCACAAAAGGTTTGGAATTTGTTGAGGACTAGATTTGATAAGGTAAATGCAACCAAAATCTATCACATGATGGAGATTAGCTCATTAGTACAAGGAGTTTCTAGTGTATCAGTATACTTCTCAAATCTGAATGACTTATGGAGTGAATTTGAGTCACCAATTCCGGAATCTTGTGATTGTGAGAGGTCAGGACCATTTGTTGAATTTTACACCAAcaaaaacttatga